A genomic segment from Pseudorca crassidens isolate mPseCra1 chromosome 6, mPseCra1.hap1, whole genome shotgun sequence encodes:
- the NIF3L1 gene encoding NIF3-like protein 1: MLSSRVRLVPTTVRLIHSLICSSSRSFMDLKTLLSSLNDFASLSFAESWDNVGLLVEPSPPHTVNTLFLTNDLTEEVMEEALQKKADLILSYHPPIFRPMKRITWKTWKERLVIRALENRVGIYSPHTAYDAAPQGVNNWLAKGLGVCTSRPIHASRAPDYPTEGTHRVEFNVTHTQDLDKVISAVKGIAGVSVTSFSARSDDEEQTRLSLNCTQQALMQVVAFLSQNRQYYQKTEILSLEKPLLLHTGMGRLCTLDESVSLATMIEQIKRHLKLSHVRLALGVGKTLESAVKVVAVCAGSGSSVLQGTEADLYLTGEMSHHDVLDAASQGINVILCEHSNTERGFLSDLRDMLDAYLENKINIIVSEIDRDPLHVV; this comes from the exons ATGTTGTCATCTCGTGTACGCCTGGTCCCCACGACAGTCCGCCTAATCCATTCCCTGATCTGCAGTTCTTCCCGTTCCTTCATGGATCTAAAGactctcctttcctccttgaATGACTTTGCATCCCTCTCATTTGCTGAGAGTTGGGACAATGTTGGATTACTGGTGGAACCAAGCCCACCACACACTGTAAACACGCTCTTCCTAACCAATGATTTGACAGAAGAAGTGATGGAGGAGGCACTGCAGAAGAAGGCAGATCTCATTCTCTCCTACCATCCACCCATTTTCCGACCTATGAAGCGCATCACCTGGAAAACCTGGAAAGAACGCCTGGTGATCCGGGCACTGGAGAACAGAGTCGGGATCTACTCTCCTCACACGGCCTATGATGCTGCTCCGCAGGGAGTCAACAACTGGCTGGCTAAAGGGCTTG gaGTTTGCACCTCCAGGCCCATCCATGCTTCCAGAGCTCCTGACTACCCCACGGAGGGAACACACAGAGTAGAATTCAATGTTACCCACACCCAAGACCTGGACAAAGTCATTTCTGCAGTGAAAGGAATTGCAGGTGTATCTGTCACTTCTTTTTCTGCTAG GTCTGATGATGAAGAACAAACACGGCTCAGTCTGAATTGTACTCAGCAAGCTTTAATGCAGGTGGTGGCTTTTCTTTCCCAGAACAGACAATATTATCAGAAGACTGAAATTCTGTCACTGGAGAAG CCTCTGCTTCTACATACTGGGATGGGACGGTTATGCACCCTGGATGAGTCTGTCTCCTTGGCAACCATGATTGAGCAAATCAAAAGGCACCTAAAACTGTCTCATGTTCGCCTTGCTCTTGGAGTAGGGAAGACCTTAG AGTCCGCAGTCAAAGTCGTGGCCGTGTGTGCTGGTTCTGGGAGCAGTGTCCTTCAGGGAACAGAGGCCGACCTCTACCTCACAG GTGAGATGTCCCATCATGATGTTCTAGATGCTGCTTCCCAAGGAATAAATGTGATCCTCTGTGAACATAGCAACACTGAACGAGGCTTTCTTTCTGATCTTCGCGATATGCTGGATGCTTACTTGGAGAATAAGATTAATATTATCGTGTCAGAAATAGACAGGGACCCTCTTCATGTGGTATAA